The Coccidioides posadasii str. Silveira chromosome 3, complete sequence genome contains a region encoding:
- a CDS encoding uncharacterized protein (CAZy:AA11~SECRETED:SignalP(1-22)~EggNog:ENOG410PMB9~COG:S~BUSCO:9371at33183), producing MHFSTSFIAATAAVLAAVPASAHMDMRTPYPYGPDTLTNGPLMNDLADFPCKQRPGVYDPPAQENIFAIGEEQTLSFRGSAVHGGGSCQVSLTTDMKPTKDSVWKVIHSIEGGCPANVDGNLPADPNGDGASKFKFKVPSSIAPGEYTLAWTWINRIGNREFYMNCAPITVTASKKRYAPTPAQEPRSLIPLAKRDDLPDMFVANINDCITAEGVDIRYPDPGPSVEYAGNPKNLMALGEPVCIKKDGSNGPIAGGSSSGGGNGGDKPSAPKADKPSNSPGVFLPSSPTSAPAADAPSDAPESVPSSAPTSAPAAPNPPAQSTTPVAPSPPAQSSTSPSNPPQAPSTGGDGSDGSELSGACSEEGSWHCINGSSFQRCASGQWSSAVSMAQGTKCTTGVAKELKIAMA from the coding sequence ATGCATTTCTCAACTTCTTTCATTGCTGCCACCGCAGCTGTCCTTGCTGCAGTCCCTGCGAGCGCTCACATGGACATGAGAACTCCATACCCATATGGACCTGACACCCTGACCAATGGTCCTCTCATGAACGATCTCGCCGACTTCCCTTGCAAACAGAGACCAGGAGTCTATGACCCACCTGCCCAAGAGAACATCTTCGCGATCGGCGAAGAACAGACACTTAGCTTCAGGGGAAGTGCTGTCCACGGTGGTGGTTCATGCCAGGTTTCTCTCACCACCGACATGAAGCCTACCAAGGACTCCGTCTGGAAGGTCATTCACTCCATCGAAGGTGGTTGTCCTGCCAATGTCGATGGAAACCTTCCTGCAGACCCAAATGGCGATGGGGCCTCGAAATTCAAGTTCAAGGTTCCATCTAGCATTGCCCCAGGTGAATACACCCTTGCATGGACCTGGATTAACCGTATCGGCAACCGCGAATTCTACATGAACTGCGCCCCTATCACAGTTACCGCCTCCAAGAAACGATACGCTCCGACTCCAGCCCAGGAACCGAGAAGCCTCATCCCTCTCGCCAAGCGTGATGACCTTCCAGACATGTTTGTTGCCAACATCAACGATTGCATCACTGCTGAAGGCGTCGATATCAGATACCCCGACCCTGGCCCATCCGTTGAATATGCTGGTAACCCCAAGAACCTCATGGCGCTCGGCGAGCCTGTCTGCATAAAGAAGGATGGAAGCAATGGTCCAATTGCTGGTGGAAGCTCTTCTGGCGGTGGCAATGGTGGCGATAAGCCCTCTGCTCCAAAGGCGGACAAACCATCCAACTCTCCTGGTGTCTTCTTGCCATCGAGCCCCACTTCTGCTCCTGCTGCTGATGCTCCATCCGACGCGCCTGAGTCTGTTCCAAGCTCTGCTCCCACCTCCGCTCCCGCTGCTCCAAACCCACCTGCACAGAGTACCACTCCAGTTGCTCCAAGCCCTCCTGCCCAGAGCTCCACTTCTCCATCCAACCCACCCCAAGCCCCTTCTACCGGTGGCGATGGCAGTGATGGCTCTGAACTCTCCGGCGCTTGCTCCGAGGAAGGTTCATGGCACTGCATTAACGGAAGTTCCTTCCAGCGCTGCGCTAGTGGACAGTGGTCATCTGCTGTCTCCATGGCACAAGGCACCAAATGCACCACCGGTGTTGCCAAAGAATTGAAGATCGCTATGGCTTAA
- a CDS encoding uncharacterized protein (EggNog:ENOG410PUEV~COG:S~TransMembrane:8 (i119-137o298-316i321-338o358-380i392-414o426-450i462-483o503-523i)~BUSCO:2751at33183) gives MPYESRDEEEGLSGRTAVSSETDDILDYDSAASGSRLNITSEGDPTTSLPLPVWLTESSKAFKWKWVPLPLRKAARTSVGWLKGPQPPQDLRFNPLLPSIQETPIRLLNRFLPKRKHKILLLLFAYFSWFLSWSLVLRHSVSAGHIEGYGQPHPISCSATYWSGGNQCGLNGYDCRPFNASTFTFRCPAFCSSLILLNPHTVGNQTLNYQPLIVGGPKPGSSDGIYRADSFICQAAIHAGVISDSTGGCGVVELTGTSHSYPSSSANGFTSTSFLSTFPKSFRFLRLPGSQSDCPQDLRWPLFAITASTIVLISIFTTSPAVFFFSTFFILMLHVGLVSDPPSVSQVRELISLHFARLLPASFIAYILYLYCAVPLLRPLSSPPMYQLSKTILYLTPAFIGALNNYTFAVWIPIQRLTPYDLKNQPGAPVALVIVLIIVVMIVLCQMWYIRMGGLFFRYLKIYATMGIMVLILLVLPGFRLRIHHYILAMLLMPGTGFPTRTSLIFQGLLLGLFVNGVARWGFASIIQTPSALGERPSPGGKDGWWGATSPNITNSSVSISLPSAPEYRGNGNITFHLWEPERMEALQVDGVSVLVNDVERWRGYVDEDKKGDFTWYRRGHRGLDIEDEEDDDEAPEDLFFRFAFLRGSTAGKYGGVAVWNRDGSWIPPPPPRT, from the exons ATGCCTTATGAAAGCCgtgatgaagaagaaggcctCTCTGGACGGACGGCTGTTTCTTCCGAGACGGACGATATACTTGACTATGACTCTGCGGCCTCAGGCTCCCGACTGAATATAACCTCCGAAGGCGATCCCACCACGTCCTTGCCCCTACCCGTTTGGCTGACGGAATCGTCAAAGGCTTTCAAGTGGAAATGGGTTCCTCTACCATTGAGAAAAGCAGCCAGGACCTCTGTTGGATGGCTGAAGGGGCCTCAACCTCCGCAGGATCTGCGCTTCAACCCGCTTCTCCCTTCCATCCAGGAAACACCTATCCGGCTTTTGAACCGCTTTTTACCCAAAAGAAAGCACAAGATTTTACTGCTACTATTTGCATACTTCAGCTGGTTCTTATCGTGGTCTTTGGTTTTGAGACATTCGGTCTCTGCTGGGCATATCGAAGGTTATGGGCAGCCGCATCCGATATCTTGCAGTGCAACTTACTG GTCTGGTGGCAATCAATGTGGTTTAAACGGGTACGACTGTCGCCCGTTCAACGCCTCTACTTTCACCTTCAGGTGCCCCGCGTTTTGCAGCAGTCTAATCCTGCTAAACCCCCATACTGTTGGGAATCAAACTTTGAATTACCAGCCCCTAATCGTCGGAGGTCCGAAGCCAGGTTCCTCAGACGGTATATACCGGGCTGATAGCTTCATTTGTCAAGCTGCAATCCATGCCGGTGTCATCTCCGATTCAACTGGAGGATGTGGTGTTGTTGAACTCACCGGAACCTCGCATTCTTACCCTTCGAGCTCAGCGAACGGGTTTACTTCTACATCATTCCTTTCAACTTTTCCGAAATCATTCCGTTTCTTGCGGCTTCCTGGATCCCAGTCGGACTGTCCGCAAGACCTGAGATGGCCCCTGTTTGCCATAACCGCAAGCACTATTGTGCTAATCTCGATATTCACGACGTCTCctgctgttttctttttcagtaCTTTCTTCATCCTCATGCTGCACGTTGGGTTGGTGTCAGATCCCCCAAGCGTTTCCCAGGTTCGCGAGTTGATCTCGCTCCACTTCGCTCGGCTTCTTCCTGCCAGTTTCATCGCGTACATTCTTTATTTATACTGTGCGGTGCCGCTTCTACGGCCACTTTCATCGCCTCCAATGTATCAGTTGAGCAAGACGATACTTTATCTTACTCCTGCTTTTATTGGCGCGTTGAACAACTATACTTTTGCCGTTTGGATACCCATTCAGCGACTCACCCCCTATGATCTCAAGAACCAACCCGGTGCTCCCGTTGCACTGGTCATCGTGCTTATAATTGTTGTCATGATTGTGCTTTGCCAAATGTGGTACATCCGTATGGGTGGGCTATTCTTCCGGTATCTCAAAATTTATGCCACGATGGGAATTATGGTTCTCATTTTGCTGGTATTGCCTGGCTTCCGCCTTCGAATCCATCACTACATCCTGGCTATGCTGCTAATGCCAGGCACCGGCTTCCCGACGCGAACGTCGCTGATATTTCAAGGCCTCTTGCTTGGCCTTTTCGTCAACGGAGTTGCAAGGTGGGGCTTCGCATCCATCATCCAGACTCCCAGTGCATTGGGCGAACGCCCAAGCCCTGGTGGTAAAGATGGTTGGTGGGGCGCAACAAGTCCTAACATCACAAACTCCTCTGTCTCGATCTCGTTGCCTTCAGCACCAGAGTATCGTGGCAATGGAAATATCACCTTCCACCTCTGGGAACCGGAACGTATGGAAGCACTACAGGTCGATGGGGTCAGTGTGCTGGTTAATGATGTAGAAAGATGGCGTGGTTACGTGGATGAAGACAAAAAAGGGGATTTCACCTGGTACCGCCGTGGTCATCGTGGCCTTGACATCGAGGACGAAGAGGACGATGACGAAGCCCCGGAGGATCTCTTTTTCCGCTTTGCATTCTTGCGCGGCTCGACAGCTGGAAAATATGGAGGGGTTGCCGTTTGGAACCGTGATGGGTCCTGGATTCCACCGCCCCCTCCGAGAACATAG
- a CDS encoding uncharacterized protein (EggNog:ENOG410PIX0~COG:E), which produces MAGGVTDTHVPAPIQGNDDDPWRSKMGKPKLRPPRNFSHYYSFATKNRQGSSVKEFYKYFAIPGIHNLAGGLPHVSYFPFDSLEATVAFPHRLPRESSSHRLQNPGRIVSTATSLPSRKVTIPKESDTSDVLRKVDLATALQYGAIDGYPPLRSFIRQFVRENLLPSLPYEGGPEVILTCGATDGLSKTIEIFTDVWVEDRDRIGERQGLLCEEFAYMNAIQTAQPRGINIVPVVVDSQGMRVEGKGGLADVLDNWDFSRGRRPHLMYTVTLGQNPTGSVLPFDRRREIYAFCQKYDIIIVEDEPYWHLQYPSKGIAEHTDSNRDLHGQRSGYPFLDSLVRSYLSMDTDGRVVRLDTFSKIIAPGCRLGWLTAQPSIVRRVLQISETSTQNPSGFVQSMVAQMIMGDQGDDIDRKSRASNSPGWRMDGWVRWLEGLRGGYEKRMRTMCTILDEGKFSAIQGSISGDALELDEWEVVQNAQMFDFEWPGGGMFVWIKLCLETHPLWSQTSAAELANALWKYLMKKPYRLIVAPGWLFAPTDQVKDRAWQYMRLCFAPMEEHDVATSSHNFVEGCRAFWQIKDIHDIDDDDDNDASFAPFLR; this is translated from the exons ATGGCTGGGGGTGTCACAGACACACATGTGCCAGCGCCCATCCAGGGTAACGATGACGATCCGTGGCGGAGTAAGATGGGAAAGCCCAAGCTCCGCCCTCCCCGGAATTTCTCCCATTATTATTCCTTTGCGACCAAAAATCGCCAAGGAAGCAGCGTCAAGGAGTTCTACAAGTACTTCGCCATCCCTGGCATTCATAATCTAGCCGGAG GCCTCCCGCACGTTTCTTACTTTCCCTTCGACTCCCTTGAGGCGACCGTTGCTTTCCCGCACCGATTACCCCGAGAGAGCTCCTCTCACCGATTGCAAAATCCAGGACGAATCGTCTCGACAGCGACGTCCCTCCCCTCGCGGAAAGTGACAATTCCAAAGGAAAGCGACACTTCCGATGTGCTCAGAAAAGTAGACCTGGCGACAGCTCTGCAATACGGTGCAATCGACGGATATCCGCCATTGCGTTCGTTTATCCGGCAATTCGTCCGGGAGAACCTACTTCCCAGTCTGCCGTACGAAGGAGGACCGGAAGTAATTTTAACATGTGGAGCGACTGACGGACTCTCAAAGACCATCGAGATCTTTACAGATGTCTGGGTTGAGGATCGAGACCGGATCGGTGAACGACAGGGGTTACTCTGTGAAGAATTCGCATATATGAATGCTATTCAAACAGCGCAGCCTCGCGGCATTAATATCGTTCCTGTTGTCGTAGATTCCCAGGGGATGAGAGTGGAAGGGAAAGGTGGACTAGCAGATGTCCTCGATAACTGGGATTTCAGTCGTGGACGACGACCTCATCTGATGTACACTGTGAC TCTCGGGCAGAATCCCACAGGCTCGGTACTTCCCTTCGACAGGCGCCGAGAGATCTACGCTTTTTGCCAGAAGTATGATATCATAATTGTAGAAGACGAGCCTTACTGGCATCTACAATATCCGTCCAAGGGGATCGCTGAGCATACTGACTCCAATCGTGACCTGCATGGCCAACGATCTGGTTACCCATTCTTGGATTCGTTGGTCCGGTCATATCTTTCCATGGACACTGATGGCCGTGTCGTTCGCTTGGATACCTTTTCCAAAATTATTGCTCCTGGCTGTCGGCTAGGCTGGCTTACGGCGCAGCCCAGTATCGTGAGGCGAGTCTTGCAGATTAGCGAGACTTCTACGCAAAATCCTTCGGGCTTTGTTCAGTCGATGGTTGCCCAAATGATAATGGGCGATCAGGGTGATGATATTGATCGTAAGTCCCGCGCCTCAAACTCTCCAGGGTGGCGTATGGACGGCTGGGTCCGTTGGCTTGAAGGATTGCGTGGAGGATACGAGAAACGCATGCGAACAATGTGCACCATTCTTGATGAAGGTAAATTTTCTGCTATCCAAGGTTCAATATCAGGAGACGCCCTTGAACTGGATGAATGGGAGGTTGTCCAAAATGCCCAAATGTTTGACTTTGAGTGGCCGGGCGGAGGTATGTTCGTCTGGATCAAGTTATGTCTTGAAACTCATCCTTTATGGTCTCAGACCTCAGCAGCAGAGTTAGCGAACGCTCTGTGGAAATATCTGATGAAAAAACCATACCGCCTCATTGTTGCTCCTGGCTGGTTATTTGCACCAACAGATCAAGTGAAAGATCGCGCGTGGCAGTATATGCGTCTGTGCTTCGCGCCAATGGAAGAACATGATGTCGCAACGAGCAGCCATAATTTTGTTGAGGGCTGTCGTGCCTTTTGGCAGATCAAGGATATCCACGatattgatgatgatgacgataaCGATGCCTCTTTTGCCCCATTCCTGCGCTGA
- a CDS encoding 60S ribosomal protein uL4 (BUSCO:290314at4751~EggNog:ENOG410PGJW~COG:J~BUSCO:9525at33183), which yields MASRPTVTIATADGKPSGATHPLPTVFTAPIRPDIVQSVHTGIAKNRRQPYAVSEKAGEQTSAESWGTGRAVARIPRVSGGGTHRAGQAAFGNQCRSGRMFAPTKVWRKWHQKINLGQKRFATASALAASSVPSLLFARGHRVSNIPEVPLVVDSKTFENGAITKTKAAIALLQSLGAGPDLVKVQKSRKMRAGKGKLRGRRYRQRRGPLVVYNPEVDGKELVKAFRNVPGVETSSVFNLNLLQLAPGGHLGRFIVWTSSAFAALDQIYGTTTTPSALKKDYLLPSNIISNADITRLINSSEVQSALREPKGEARTKRTGVQKKNPLKNKQVMLRLNPYAAAFSKQKLGQASVESGKPERAGEAFHKILNEA from the exons ATGGCTTCTCGACCGACCGTCACCATCGCTACGGCCGATGGCAAGCCTAGTGGCGCCACCCACCCTCTCCCAACCGTTTTCACCGCGCCAATTCGCCCCGATATTGTCCA ATCGGTGCACACTGGTATCGCAAAGAATAGGAGACAGCCATATGCTGTGAGTGAAAAGGCTGGCGAACAGACCTCTGCCGAATCCTGGGGTACTG GCCGTGCTGTTGCCCGTATTCCTCGTGTCTCTGGTGGTGGTACGCACCGTGCTGGTCAGGCTGCTTTCGGTAACCAATGTCGTTCCGGTCGCATGTTCGCTCCCACCAAGGTGTGGCGTAAATGGCATCAGAAGATCAACCTGGGACAGAA GCGCTTCGCTACTGCCTCTGCTTTAGCCGCTTCTTCCGTGCCATCCCTGCTCTTTGCTCGCGGTCACCGTGTCTCCAACATCCCCGAGGTCCCACTCGTCGTTGACTCCAAGACCTTCGAGAATGGTGCCATTACCAAGACCAAGGCCGCCATTGCTCTGCTCCAGTCCCTCGGTGCCGGCCCTGATCTTGTCAAGGTCCAGAAATCCCGCAAGATGCGTGCTGGCAAGGGTAAGTTGAGAGGCCGCAGATACCGCCAGCGCCGTGGACCTCTAGTTGTCTACAACCCCGAGGTCGATGGAAAGGAGCTCGTCAAGGCATTCCGCAACGTTCCTGGTGTCGAGACTTCCTCCGTTTTCAACTTGAACCTTCTCCAACTCGCCCCCGGTGGTCACCTCGGTCGCTTCATTGTCTGGACCTCCTCTGCCTTCGCTGCTCTGGACCAGATTTACggcaccaccaccaccccaTCCGCCCTCAAGAAAGACTACCTTCTCCCATCCAACATCATCTCCAACGCCGACATTACCCGCCTCATCAACTCCTCCGAAGTGCAGTCCGCCCTTAGAGAACCAAAGGGTGAAGCCAGAACCAAGAGAACCGGCGTCCAGAAGAAGAACCCTCTCAAGAACAAGCAGGTCATGCTCCGACTCAACCCATATGCTGCTGCCTTCTCCAAGCAAAAGTTGGGCCAGGCTAGCGTTGAATCTGGCAAGCCAGAGCGTGCTGGCGAGGCTTTCCACAAGATTCTTAATGAGGCATAA
- a CDS encoding uncharacterized protein (EggNog:ENOG410PNX3~COG:S) has translation MKDDDAALGEVPPIYRIDLSLPPSERYVELATIYRDQLHSLTGLFHELIASLHPNISVVWVERAARLFLRRLCTHEETEEIRGISKTTGIDMYLLVAFNVLLDLLMGCTSGAALTKEPRDEEAKMLHFRTLDWSMDGLRKLIVQLEFVRSPDVETVLATSVTYVGFVGVLTGVRKGLSLSLNFRPNHNANTAWGNLRFYGSHLLVLFGIRRSISSLLRQCLLPSTTFASSWTGWFLRKKPPNPQDVSLDLISSVLPKIPTTAAYLVFCDGKSAIAMEKDHRSAVVHSSSSFIVATNSDLETTDPSYKVSLGSHAGLQATSNETVTIIDIIEDSNERRACMQANWDKKVRAQQTQVMKQAATRQMSTGVAHRQDPLKRTRSSTRKSTQPPGSNGLSSDSVTPDIQVTATPAELVEWTTTDPITSPMTHFTTILDPVEGKVFWLKRYLLPFDSGL, from the coding sequence ATGAAGGATGATGACGCTGCTCTTGGAGAGGTGCCTCCGATTTATCGCATAGATCTCTCTCTGCCTCCGTCCGAGCGATATGTGGAATTAGCAACTATTTATCGCGATCAGCTACATTCGCTCACGGGGCTCTTCCACGAACTGATCGCATCCCTTCATCCGAATATCTCGGTAGTGTGGGTGGAACGCGCAGCCCGCTTGTTTCTGAGGAGACTATGCACCCACGAAGAGACAGAGGAAATTAGGGGGATATCCAAAACTACGGGTATTGATATGTATCTTCTTGTGGCATTCAATGTGCTTCTGGATCTATTGATGGGATGCACCAGTGGCGCAGCTTTGACGAAGGAGCCCAGGGATGAAGAGGCAAAAATGCTACACTTCCGAACTCTGGACTGGAGCATGGATGGCTTACGGAAGTTGATCGTGCAGCTGGAATTTGTGCGTAGCCCAGATGTGGAGACGGTCCTTGCCACGAGCGTTACCTACGTTGGCTTCGTGGGCGTTCTCACCGGAGTACGCAAGGGCCTCAGTCTTTCCCTCAACTTCCGGCCTAACCACAATGCGAACACTGCATGGGGCAATCTTAGATTTTACGGCAGTCATCTCCTGGTTCTTTTCGGTATCCGTCGGTCCATCTCTTCTCTACTCCGGCAATGTCTGCTACCATCCACGACTTTTGCATCCTCTTGGACAGGCTGGTTTTTGAGAAAAAAGCCACCGAACCCACAGGACGTTTCCTTGGATCTCATTTCCTCAGTTTTGCCAAAGATACCAACCACCGCCGCATACTTAGTTTTTTGTGATGGCAAATCGGCTATAGCAATGGAAAAAGATCACCGTTCTGCTGTAGTCCATTCATCCTCGTCCTTTATTGTTGCAACAAACAGCGACTTGGAAACTACCGATCCCTCATACAAGGTATCTCTGGGGAGCCACGCTGGTTTACAGGCCACATCCAACGAAACAGTAACGATAATCGATATAATAGAAGATAGCAATGAACGAAGAGCGTGCATGCAAGCTAATTGGGACAAAAAGGTTCGGGCACAGCAAACTCAGGTGATGAAACAGGCCGCTACACGACAAATGTCAACAGGAGTAGCACATCGTCAAGACCCCCTCAAACGAACAAGATCCTCAACCCGCAAATCCACCCAGCCTCCAGGGTCTAATGGtctctcttcagattcagtTACCCCCGATATTCAAGTGACAGCAACACCAGCTGAGCTCGTTGAGTGGACAACGACAGACCCTATCACCAGCCCCATGACCCATTTTACAACTATCTTGGATCCTGTAGAAGGAAAAGTGTTTTGGTTGAAGCGATATTTACTGCCTTTTGATTCGGGGTTGTAA
- the YIH1 gene encoding eIF2 kinase Gcn2p negative regulator (EggNog:ENOG410PK33~COG:S~BUSCO:12122at33183) yields MPSETLSNPDLAEEIDAINAIYGSSTVVLSPTSSSTEPTATTIILNVPEHTQISFIVRFDEKYPETAPRVTGTASTGLRGEGKKWVDILSEAVLRVWTPGSVCLYDLIVEAGERFDEVRASEQEAKEIENGRKQEEQEDNYPQQLDDLDIHGPSSGQALLASIGLEVAPSWIMSDPITEKKSVFLARAAHVKSKEEAEKYLDYLLATEKKVAAATHNITAWRIKQKKADGSDTVVQDFDDDGETAAGGRMLHLMQLMDVWDVVVVVTRWYGGVKLGPDRFRIINAAARDALVKGGFEKSAATNGQEKGKKKGKR; encoded by the coding sequence ATGCCCTCCGAAACCCTCTCTAATCCCGACCTCGCCGAAGAAATCGATGCCATCAACGCAATCTATGGCTCCTCTACCGTTGTGCTATCTCCTACATCTAGTTCGACCGAGCCCACTGCTACAACAATAATACTCAATGTACCCGAGCACACCCAGATATCATTCATAGTTCGCTTTGACGAGAAGTATCCCGAGACCGCCCCACGCGTTACTGGGACTGCATCTACGGGTCTACGCGGCGAGGGAAAGAAGTGGGTGGATATACTGTCGGAAGCAGTGTTGCGGGTGTGGACGCCGGGCTCTGTGTGCCTGTATGACCTGATCGTCGAAGCCGGAGAAAGGTTCGATGAAGTGAGAGCTTCGGAACAAGAAGCGAAAGAGATTGAGAATGGTAGGAAGCAAGAAGAGCAGGAAGATAATTATCCTCAGCAGCTGGATGATTTAGATATCCACGGACCTTCGAGCGGTCAAGCTCTTCTGGCGTCCATCGGTCTTGAAGTTGCTCCGTCGTGGATCATGTCCGATCCGATTACAGAAAAGAAATCCGTCTTTCTCGCTCGGGCGGCGCATGTAAAGTCAAAAGAAGAGGCAGAGAAATACCTTGACTACCTTCTCGCGACGGAAAAGAAGGTCGCTGCTGCCACGCATAACATTACCGCGTGGCGCatcaaacaaaaaaaggcCGATGGTTCTGACACCGTCGTTCAGGATTTCGATGATGATGGAGAGACTGCGGCAGGAGGCAGAATGCTACATCTTATGCAGTTGATGGATGTCTGGGACGTGGTTGTGGTGGTTACGAGGTGGTATGGCGGAGTGAAGCTGGGCCCAGACAGGTTCCGCATTATCAATGCCGCTGCGAGAGACGCGTTGGTGAAGGGTGGATTTGAGAAATCGGCGGCCACAAATGGAcaagaaaaggggaaaaagaaagggaagagATGA